One window of the Lodderomyces elongisporus chromosome 6, complete sequence genome contains the following:
- a CDS encoding uncharacterized protein (CAZy:CE10), with amino-acid sequence MISLQGIWVIITFFLEAAILILTYPILGGINPKYKHSLKQSLKLLFFRKQLSLPIPDAKYLTLYTNPFLLNNIIGNLYPGIVKNLHNYNKRYDQQSIWINEAPNRKPDDPIIIYLHGGGYYGQTLIAQIEGLLSIYQLVDPAKRARLSVLLLDYSLASNGYKLTTQLYELAATYKRLTEQEGNTNIILAGDSAGGHLAVTFTQWIHSEQGGSWTYPRSLVLLSPWVKLAADKVQHTPGHSYHDNEKKDLIQYSWFSQASRAQALKGELNHKTLTVSPGNCPYKQSDWDQIPTFSKPGYSVFVIAGEHESFLDDIIEFAKYAVDSRLPKPKQDSRGIFDPHVHEYKREEPNGPYVDVIIEPWGVHVGSLNFENEIVNKVNDDPNLKLSDLDEVKYFGIVKIVKFLNKVLE; translated from the coding sequence ATGATCTCCTTACAAGGTATCTGGGTTATCATCACCTTCTTTCTTGAGGCAGCGATTCTCATCCTTACTTACCCCATACTTGGCGGTATCAATCCCAAATACAAGCATTCATTGAAACAGTCATTGAAGCTCTTATTCTTCAGAAAGCAACTATCGCTTCCCATTCCAGATGCCAAATACCTCACACTTTATACCAACCCTTTCTTGCTCAACAACATTATTGGTAACTTGTACCCTGGCATAGTCAAGAACTTGCACAATTACAACAAACGGTATGACCAACAAAGTATTTGGATCAATGAGGCGCCAAACAGAAAACCAGATGACCCAATTATTATCTATCTCCACGGCGGTGGTTATTACGGACAAACCTTGATTGCCCAGATTGAGGGATTGTTGAGTATCTATCAATTAGTGGACCCAGCCAAAAGAGCCAGGCTCTCTGTACTTTTATTAGATTACAGCTTGGCATCAAATGGGTATAAATTGACTACGCAACTTTATGAATTGGCTGCAACTTACAAAAGACTCACTGAACAAGAAGGCAACACCAATATTATCCTTGCTGGTGATTCAGCAGGAGGACATCTCGCAGTAACATTTACCCAATGGATACATAGCGAACAAGGAGGCTCATGGACATACCCAAGGTCCTTGGTGTTGCTCAGTCCCTGGGTGAAGCTTGCTGCAGATAAAGTACAACACACTCCAGGGCACTCTTATCATgacaatgaaaaaaaggacCTTATACAATATTCTTGGTTTTCTCAAGCATCAAGAGCTCAAGCATTGAAAGGTGAGTTGAACCACAAAACATTAACAGTATCACCGGGTAATTGTCCATATAAACAAAGTGACTGGGACCAAATTCCTACATTTTCCAAACCGGGGTATTCAGTGTTTGTTATTGCTGGTGAACACGAGTCATTCTTGGATGATATCATTGAGTTTGCCAAATACGCAGTGGACTCGAGATTACCTAAACCTAAGCAAGACTCGCGTGGTATATTTGATCCACACGTTCATGAgtacaaaagagaagagcCAAATGGGCCATATGTCGATGTCATAATAGAGCCATGGGGTGTTCATGTTGGGTCGTTGAACTTTGAAAACGAAATTGTGAACAAAGTAAACGATGATCcgaatttgaaattgagtGATTTAGATGAAGTCAAGTATTTTGGCATTGTCAAGATTGTCAAATTTTTGAACAAAGTGTTGGAGTAA
- the THS1 gene encoding threonyl-tRNA synthetase gives MSEVTEQVEKLSVKDQPPAAEPASGQAAPVQEEAEAQEQSKATAKAKAPAAGKKKESKKKKAESSSGPVYLDPQPAFLDERIKLFDELKAKHDAEIASKERKPIKITLKDGTEKEGTAWETSPMDIANSIGKSFADRQVIAKVNGELWDMPRPLEGDVTLQFLDFEHPEGKAVFWHSSAHILGESCECHYGCHLSHGPPTDDGFFYDMSINDGTTFVTQEDYPSLETIATKAIKEKQTFERLEMTKEDLLKMFAYNKYKVKFISDKIPDGTSSTVYRCGPLIDLCAGPHIPHSGKIKAFKVLKNSSSYFLGDASNDSLQRIYGVSFPDKKLMTEHLKFLAEAAERDHRKIGREQELFIFNEVSPGSAMWLPHGTRIYNTLVDTLRYEYRKRGYEEVITPNMYSTKLWETSGHWQNYKENMFSFEVEKETFGLKPMNCPGHCVLFKSRERSYRELPWRVADFGVIHRNEFSGALSGLTRVRRFQQDDAHIFCTTEQIGTEIAGVFDLLKKMYGIFGFEFKMELSTRPEKYVGDLETWNSAEEKLANALDEFLGKGKWELNPGDGAFYGPKIDIMISDALKRWFQCATIQLDFQLPSRFELEYRTDSNNALERPVMIHRAILGSVERMTAILTEHYKGKWPFWLSPRQILIVPVGPKYYEYGEKLQKLLNNEHFFYCDIDVSGNTLPKKVRSGQMLKYNFIFIVGEAEEQNNSVNIRNRDIPEEQGKNEMVKVDDVIKQLINLRDEKRSDNKLEAL, from the coding sequence ATGTCTGAAGTAACTGAACAGGTCGAGAAATTGTCCGTTAAGGATCAACCACCAGCTGCAGAACCTGCTTCAGGACAAGCTGCCCCAGTCCaggaagaagcagaagcacaAGAACAGTCGaaagcaacagcaaaagcaaaagcgcCAGCAGCtggtaaaaagaaagagagtaagaaaaaaaaggctgAACTGTCTAGTGGACCTGTGTATTTAGACCCTCAACCAGCATTCCTTGATGAGAGAATCAAACTTTTTGACGAGCTTAAAGCTAAGCACGATGCAGAAATTGCCAGTAAGGAAAGAAAACCCATCAAGATTACATTGAAAGATGGTACTGAGAAGGAAGGAACTGCTTGGGAAACCTCTCCAATGGATATTGCCAATAGTATTGGGAAATCTTTTGCAGATAGACAAGTTATTGCCAAAGTAAATGGAGAGTTATGGGATATGCCACGTCCTTTAGAAGGCGATGTTACTTTGCAGTTTTTGGACTTTGAGCACCCAGAGGGTAAGGCTGTGTTTTGGCACTCTTCTGCGCACATTTTAGGTGAATCCTGTGAGTGCCACTATGGATGTCACTTGTCGCACGGTCCACCAACTGATGACGGGTTCTTTTACGATATGTCTATCAATGATGGTACTACTTTTGTTACTCAAGAAGACTACCCAAGTTTGGAAACCATTGCTACCAAGGCTATAAAGGAAAAGCAAACTTTTGAAAGATTGGAGATGACCAAAGAGGACTTGTTGAAAATGTTTGCATACAATAAGTATAAGGTCAAATTCATCAGTGACAAGATTCCGGATGGTACATCTAGTACTGTCTACAGATGTGGTCCGCTTATTGACTTGTGTGCAGGTCCTCACATTCCTCACTCTGGAAAGATTAAGGCTTTCAAGGTCTTGAAAAACTCGAGTTCTTATTTCCTTGGTGATGCTTCGAACGACTCTTTGCAAAGAATCTATGGTGTTTCGTTCCCTGACAAAAAGCTCATGACTGAacatttgaaatttttggCCGAGGCAGCAGAAAGAGACCACAGGAAGATTGGTAGAGAGCAAGAATTGTTTATCTTTAACGAAGTGTCACCAGGTTCGGCAATGTGGTTGCCTCATGGAACCAGAATCTACAACACTTTGGTTGATACGTTGAGATACGAGTACAGAAAGAGAGGTTACGAAGAAGTCATTACTCCAAATATGTACTCCACCAAGTTGTGGGAAACTTCAGGCCACTGGCAAAACTACAAGGAAAACATGTTCTCctttgaagttgaaaaggAGACCTTTGGTTTGAAGCCAATGAACTGTCCAGGACACTGTGTTTTGTTCAAGTCTAGAGAGCGTTCTTATCGTGAGTTGCCATGGCGTGTTGCCGATTTTGGTGTTATTCACCGTAACGAGTTTTCTGGTGCATTATCGGGTTTGACCAGAGTGCGTAGATTCCAACAAGATGATGCCCACATTTTCTGTACTACTGAACAAATTGGAACCGAGATTGCCGGTGtgtttgatttgttgaagaaaatgtATGGAATTTTTGGCTTTGAGTTCAAGATGGAATTGTCAACCAGACCAGAGAAGTATGTTGGTGACTTGGAGACTTGGAATTCTGCTGAAGAAAAATTGGCCAATGCATTGGATGAATTCTTGGGTAAAGGCAAATGGGAATTAAATCCTGGTGATGGTGCATTTTACGGTCCAAAGATTGATATTATGATCAGTGATGCATTAAAGAGATGGTTCCAATGTGCCACTATTCAATTGGATTTCCAATTACCATCCAGATTTGAGTTGGAGTACAGAACCGATAGCAACAATGCGTTGGAGCGTCCTGTTATGATCCACAGAGCCATCTTGGGTTCGGTTGAGCGTATGACTGCAATTTTGACTGAGCACTACAAGGGTAAATGGCCATTCTGGTTGTCGCCTAGACAGATTTTGATTGTTCCAGTTGGTCCTAAATACTACGAATACGGTgaaaagttgcaaaaattgcTCAACAACGAACACTTTTTCTACTGTGACATCGATGTTAGTGGAAACACTTTGCCCAAGAAGGTTAGAAGCGGTCAAATGTTGAAGTACaactttattttcattgttgGTGAAGCTGAAGAGCAAAACAACTCCGTCAATATTAGAAACAGAGATATTCCTGAGGAACAAGGAAAGAATGAAATGGTTAAGGTCGATGACGTCATCAAGCAATTGATCAACTTGAGAGATGAAAAGAGAAGCGACAACAAACTAGAAGCTCTTTAA
- the SCW11 gene encoding cell wall protein codes for MLLNFIFALLFISFTSALPLPALITRYHTAAAVTQTTTRTTGTTTAWLPPVGIYILPDGSSSTSTITEGQWNTYPETFTSVVNKAVAEATPTEAQTPATSVSPTPTPTTTSTTTAAAPTPESSSPTTTSLVAPTTSSIETQAPQAETTSLSPEQTNAATTTTASSSSSSFSSVSASTNTEQAPTTSSTSTWTSTYTSTSASTTSSTTSSQSSSSSTSSGDISPPSVIVYSPYADNGGCKAADDINSDLELIASKGIKKIRSYGTDCGSLTTVLSKCKELGITVNQGVWMSQDGVDSVDDQISDVISYGQENGWDIFDLITIGNEAINSGYVTLDELIPKLNSVKSQLQSAGYNGYVTTSEPPATFIKYPTLCTEANIDIVGINPHSYFNANISPAKAGSYITSQQSQVAALCDGKSVWITETGYPSQGDTLGLNTPSAENQEIAIASIIEATGGDVTILTTYNDFWKDPGPYGIEQYFGAIHLFS; via the coding sequence atgctaTTAAATTTCATATTCGCGTTACTTTTCATTAGTTTCACATCGGCTTTGCCATTACCAGCCTTGATTACAAGGTACCACACTGCTGCCGCAgttacacaaacaacaacaagaacaacaggAACCACAACTGCTTGGTTGCCTCCTGTTGGTATCTACATCTTGCCAGATGGAAGCTCGTCCACAAGTACAATCACTGAAGGTCAATGGAACACTTATCCTGAAACATTCACTTCGGTGGTAAACAAGGCTGTTGCAGAGGCAACTCCAACTGAGGCTCAAACACCTGCTACTTCTGTTTCTCCAACTCCAACTCCTACTACCACtagtactactactgctgctgctcctACTCCAGAATCATCTTCTCCAACTACAACTTCCCTCGTTGCACCAACAACTTCATCAATTGAAACACAAGCACCACAGGCTGAAACCACTTCGTTGTCACCAGAACAGACTAATGCtgctaccactactacagcttcttcttcttcttcttctttttcttccgtTTCAGCCTCCACTAATACTGAACAAGCTCCAACAACATCCTCAACATCAACTTGGACATCAACTTACACATCCACCTCCGCTTCCACCACCTCCTCTACTACGTCATCCCAATCTTCAAGTTCATCCACCTCAAGTGGTGATATTTCACCACCATCAGTGATTGTATACTCGCCATACGCAGACAATGGCGGTTGTAAAGCTGCAGATGATATCAATTCTGATTTGGAGCTCATCGCCAGTAAAGGAATCAAGAAGATTAGATCATATGGTACTGACTGTGGATCATTGACCACAGTATTGCTGAAATGTAAAGAGTTGGGAATAACTGTAAACCAAGGTGTTTGGATGTCTCAGGACGGTGTTGACTCTGTTGACGATCAAATTCTGGATGTTATTAGCTATGGTCAAGAAAATGGCTGGGATATTTTCGATTTGATCACCATTGGAAATGAAGCTATAAACTCAGGATACGTCACCCTCGACGAGCTCATCCCTAAATTAAACTCTGTCAAGTCACAATTACAATCTGCTGGTTACAATGGATACGTCACCACTTCAGAACCACCAGCTACATTTATTAAATACCCAACTTTATGTACTGAAGCAAACattgatattgttggtATTAACCCACACTCCTACTTCAATGCCAACATTAGTCCGGCTAAAGCTGGCTCCTACATTACATCACAACAATCACAAGTCGCCGCATTGTGTGATGGTAAATCAGTATGGATCACAGAAACAGGATACCCATCCCAAGGTGACACATTAGGATTGAACACTCCTTCTGCTGAAAACCAAGAAATTGCAATTGCCTCAATCATCGAAGCTACCGGCGGTGATGTAACAATCCTCACAACTTACAATGATTTCTGGAAAGACCCTGGTCCATACGGTATTGAACAATATTTCGGAGCAATCCATTTATTCTCCTAG
- the YPT35 gene encoding PX domain-containing protein ypt35, which produces MPLDRPKRRERSASQLNNILPLPIELRDGETIESHTKNHISHITDVKIGDHHLVTGQGAWAFRGKSYVVWQIKITINDLSYSTVTIYKRYREILQLWADLEEYYSEDKEIVIPQPPPKDVISVDRVLMSNSWLEERRKSIQWFLSSVLLNPVMQKSPVVKQFVLS; this is translated from the coding sequence ATGCCGCTTGATAGACCAAAGAGACGAGAAAGGTCTGCTTCACAATTAAATAATATACTACCGCTTCCGATTGAACTACGAGATGGTGAGACCATTGAATCACACACCAAGAACCATATTAGTCACATTACAGATGTTAAAATAGGAGACCACCATCTTGTTACAGGTCAGGGGGCATGGGCTTTTAGGGGTAAACTGTATGTTGTGTGGCAGATTAAGATCACAATCAACGATTTGAGTTACTCAACTGTTACCATATACAAACGATATAGAgagattttgcaattgtggGCAGACTTAGAAGAATATTATAGTGAGGATAAGGAAATAGTTATACCGCAGCCACCACCGAAAGATGTAATTAGTGTTGACCGGGTATTGATGAGCAATAGTTGGCTTGaggagagaagaaaaagtattCAATGGTTCTTGAGTAGTGTGTTATTGAACCCAGTGATGCAGAAAAGTCCCGTTGTCAAGCAATTTGTACTAAGCTGA
- the STE20 gene encoding signal transducing kinase of the PAK, which translates to MAPSFTMAETKAEAEAAVTTTRTTNSETETQTVIPTLNNGHTFEHNLNNLSDLNESSQQQASISENGLADQEVPERLDLKGHIIASHTPVPNGSTPGLESPIQEITRRFENINAKDGIEEVPASVSTDSSENNTLKEPISLKDIQPSTKEGGEIQDSVQKQYFETNEEGKEEEEEEKEAEEDNKDEEMEENHEDDKEDGLQTGENETSQQSVLPRIPGSFNVTALKSSPTSTSEDEYENDDTANKTDVSNISDKKKSARDNNSDSNADLVGGKDEKLPYSIEEDVKYREDEINHESKDTSLSISQGETSHDLNKDYLAESASRDDQQLEALSELEQPSHEYSTVSESDHSTSQPSPHLSSQISNYHISSNPASSRFSEISNFKSTLDPGLPSNLAPPVDIDQYLKHDDSSSNLVKTPVLPTSDKVGESRVPAQTPTETFSQPQLQTPTQIRTPQQSRPLGSKNAETPPLPLLESEQSTGKNYHLSSDDMSKQQQQQQQQQQQQEQSHGASGGVRKGIGAGGEIGLRNPSSTPTVIHHPARKESTSYNTTSSLSAHNQTAAIPPALQSSAKFYSQTGGNSSPSTMNTPSSFGSSRTFSQDSGPKGQGHSHGQGQGQGQFGSTMGAASYSPKNEKVRKSSKSSKKVRDVFSSMFGKSRSSQSSPQLPELNMKISTPFNATHVTHVGVDDDGSYTGLPPEWEKMLAASGITKKEQQQHPQAVIDIVNFYQDNNENPDEQALKKFQFDNDKSSSSWSLNNTSTSPATPNRASSSPQRTSVSSGYTGSDKHQSQAEQEHEHEHEQDQDQDEELESGTGIGSENGSSPQTPDPQYETSFIPRRPAPRPPPTPSSTTTTSSTIQNTPTSDRRSSEVKSAAQNDVYNNNNNKFSNEKTSPKKSSTRSISSRSLKSLRFRKSGTSEKFTDAASRAPPPPPPIPPIPSSIPKSKSHSASLSNQIKQQQKPSSGPTTAPIAASSRFEDQPLPKQREFKSHRAPPPPPIPPHSSLHAHAPAPAPGQAYVQDVPVRSNAQQALESVTAPTNVYEVQQSKFQEAQQKLREQKAKDLAEIQRRQQAKKLEEQQKQQSLLQEGQELKESKESSVKPNVPEHRAPPPVPSLSKTKSSGPVRDAKQAALIAQKKREDKKRKNQQIVAKLQSICTAGNPNDLYVDLVKIGQGASGGVFIAHERANKHQIVAIKQMNLEQQPKKELIINEILVMKGSKHPNIVNYIDSYLVKGDLWVIMEYMEGGSLTEIVTHSVMTEGQIGAVCRETLKGLKFLHSKGVIHRDIKSDNILLDINGNIKMTDFGFCAQINEINLKRTTMVGTPYWMAPEVVSRKEYGPKVDIWSLGIMMIEMIEGEPPYLNETPLRALYLIATNGTPTLKEPEALSFDIRKFLVWCLQVDFTKRANADELLHDKFILEADDVSSLSPLVKIARTKQHNEED; encoded by the coding sequence ATGGCACCTTCATTTACAATGGCCGAAAcaaaagcagaagcagaagcagcagtaacaacaacaagaacaacaaattCAGAGACAGAAACACAAACGGTAATACCGACTTTAAATAATGGTCATACTTTTGAGCACAACTTAAATAATCTCCTGGATTTAAATGAATCAAGTCAACAGCAGGCTCTGATATCAGAGAATGGTTTAGCTGATCAAGAAGTGCCCGAAAGATTGGATTTAAAAGGACACATTATAGCGCTGCATACACCGGTACCAAATGGACTGACTCCAGGTTTAGAATCGCCAATACAGGAGATAACAAgaagatttgaaaacattaaTGCCAAGGATGGAATTGAAGAAGTTCCTGCAAGCGTGAGCACTGATTCGAGTGAAAACAACACATTGAAAGAACCTATTTCTCTAAAAGATATACAACCAAGTACGAAGGAGGGAGGTGAGATCCAAGACTCTGTTCAAAAGCAATATTTTGAAACCAATGAAGaagggaaagaagaagaagaagaagaaaaagaagcagaagaagataatAAAGACGAGGAAATGGAGGAGAATCACGAGGATGACAAAGAGGATGGTTTGCAGACGGGGGAAAATGAAACGTCGCAGCAAAGCGTGCTACCGCGCATACCTGGCTCTTTTAATGTCACTGCTTTGAAAAGTTCTCCAACCTCAACCTCTGAAGATGAGTATGAAAATGACGACACTGCAAACAAGACCGATGTGTCAAACATACTggacaaaaagaagagtgCTCGAGATAACAATTCGGATTCAAATGCGGATTTGGTTGGAGGCAAGGATGAGAAACTCCCATACTCCATCGAAGAGGACGTCAAATATAGAGAGGATGAAATAAATCACGAGTCAAAAGATACTTCCCTATCCATTAGTCAAGGCGAAACAAGCCACGATTTAAATAAAGACTATCTTGCAGAATCTGCTTCAAGAGATGATCAACAATTAGAAGCACTTTCTGAACTAGAACAACCTAGTCATGAATATTCTACCGTATCCGAAAGCGACCATTCTACAAGTCAGCCACTGCCTCATTTGAGCTCGCAAATAAGTAATTACCATATAAGCTCCAATCCAGCCTCTTCGCGGTTCTCTGAAATATCAAACTTTAAATCAACTTTGGATCCTGGGTTGCCTTCAAATCTTGCACCTCCAGTAGATATTGATCAATATTTGAAACACGATGATTCATCAAGCAATCTTGTAAAGACACCTGTCTTGCCAACGAGCGATAAAGTGGGAGAGAGTAGAGTACCAGCTCAAACACCAACAGAAACATTCCTGCAACCGCAGTTGCAAACGCCAACGCAAATACGTACACCGCAGCAAAGTCGACCTCTTGGAAGCAAGAATGCAGAAACGCCACCGCTTCCTCTCTTAGAGTCCGAGCAGAGTACTGGTAAGAATTATCATTTGAGTTCTGATGACATGAgtaagcagcagcagcagcagcagcagcagcagcagcagcaggaGCAGTCTCATGGGGCAAGCGGCGGAGTAAGAAAAGGTATCGGTGCAGGAGGAGAAATCGGCTTAAGAAACCCATCCAGTACACCCACTGTTATTCATCATCCCGCAAGAAAAGAGTCAACCTCATATAATACAACGAGTAGTTTGTCTGCACATAATCAAACTGCTGCCATTCCACCAGCTTTACAAAGTTCGGCTAAATTCTACTCACAGACTGGAGGGAACTCTTCCCCATCAACAATGAACACTCCACTGTCCTTTGGAAGCAGTAGAACTTTTTCGCAGGATAGTGGTCCAAAAGGCCAGGGCCACAGCCACggacaaggacaaggacaaggacaGTTTGGTTCCACTATGGGAGCAGCACTGTATTCTCCCAAGAACGAAAAAGTGCGGAAAAGTAGTAAGAGCAGTAAAAAAGTCCGGGATGTATTCTCATCAATGTTTGGTAAGAGTCGTTCTTCTCAGTCGAGCCCACAATTGCCAGAGCTCAACATGAAGATTAGTACTCCGTTCAATGCCACGCATGTCACACATGTTGGAGTTGATGACGATGGCTCATATACCGGTTTACCACCAGAATGGGAAAAGATGCTCGCTGCTAGTGGTATTACCAAAAAggagcaacaacagcatccTCAAGCAGTTATAGATATCGTGAACTTTTACCAAGATAATAACGAAAACCCTGATGAACAAGCGTTAAAGAAATTCCAATTTGATAATGACAAGAGCAGCTCTAGTTGGTCCTTGAATAATACAAGCACatcaccagcaacaccaaatAGAGCTTCTAGTAGTCCACAACGTACTTCTGTCTCATCTGGTTATACGGGATCAGATAAACATCAATCACAAGCGGAACAAGAACACGAGCATGAACATGAGCAAGATCAAGATCAAGATGAAGAGCTAGAATCTGGAACTGGTATTGGCTCTGAAAATGGTTCATCTCCGCAGACTCCAGATCCTCAGTATGAAACTCTGTTTATACCAAGGAGACCAGCTCCAAGACCGCCTCCAACACCATCATCTACAACTACTACTTCCTCAACAATTCAAAACACACCAACATCAGATAGGAGGTCGCTGGAAGTTAAGTCCGCTGCTCAGAATGATGTatataacaacaacaacaacaaatttcTGAATGAAAAAACTTCTCCGAAAAAGTCGAGTACTCGATCAATCTCTTCAAGATCCTTGAAATCGTTGAGATTTAGGAAAAGCGGAACTTCTGAAAAATTCACAGATGCAGCATCGCgtgcaccaccaccaccaccgccAATTCCTCCAATTCCACTGTCGATTCCCAAATCAAAGTCTCATTCAGCGTCGTTATccaatcaaatcaaacaacaacaaaaacctTCATCAGGACCTACTACTGCCCCAATTGCCGCAAGTTCAAGATTTGAGGATCAGCCTTTACCTAAACAGCGAGAATTCAAATCACATCGGGCACCTCCTCCACCGCCAATTCCTCCACATTCACTGCTTCACGCCCATGCTCCTGCTCCTGCTCCTGGTCAGGCATATGTCCAGGATGTGCCAGTGAGGAGTAATGCCCAGCAGGCTCTTGAAAGTGTTACTGCTCCCACTAATGTATACGAAGTGCAGCAAAGCAAATTCCAAGAAGCGCAACAGAAACTTAGAGAACAAAAGGCAAAGGATCTTGCTGAGATTCAGAGGAGACAGCAGGCTAAGAAACTTGAAgaacaacagaaacaacaactgtTGCTACAAGAAGGCCAGGAACTAAAAGAACTGAAAGAACTGCTGGTCAAACCCAACGTTCCAGAGCACCGCGCCCCGCCTCCAGTGCCATCTTTGAGTAAGACAAAATCATCTGGACCCGTTCGGGATGCTAAACAAGCGGCGCTTATAgctcaaaaaaagagagaagacaAGAAGCGAAAGAACCAGCAAATAGTTGCCAAGTTGCAAAGCATCTGCACTGCAGGTAATCCTAATGATTTGTATGTCGATTTGGTAAAGATTGGTCAAGGTGCTTCTGGTGGTGTATTTATTGCACACGAGAGAGCTAATAAGCACCAgattgttgctattaaacaAATGAATTTAGAGCAACAGCCCAAGAAGGAGTTGATTATCAATGAAATTTTGGTGATGAAAGGTAGTAAACACCCAAACATTGTGAACTACATTGATTCCTACTTGGTGAAAGGTGACTTGTGGGTGATTATGGAGTATATGGAAGGAGGCTCGTTAACTGAGATTGTTACGCACAGTGTGATGACCGAGGGCCAAATTGGTGCTGTATGTCGTGAGACATTGAAAGGATTGAAATTCTTGCATTCGAAAGGTGTCATTCATCGAGACATCAAATCAGATAACATCTTGTTGGATATTAATGGTAACATCAAGATGACagattttggtttttgtgCTCAGATCAATGAGATCAACCTCAAACGTACGACTATGGTTGGTACTCCTTATTGGATGGCTCCCGAGGTTGTTTCGCGTAAAGAATACGGTCCCAAGGTTGATATCTGGTCGTTGGGTATTATGATGATTGAGATGATTGAGGGTGAGCCACCGTATTTGAATGAAACTCCACTTAGAGCATTATATTTGATTGCCACCAATGGCACACCAACTTTGAAAGAGCCGGAAGCATTGAGTTTTGACATTAGAAAATTCTTGGTGTGGTGTTTGCAAGTTGATTTTACAAAGAGGGCCAATGCAGATGAGTTATTACATGATAAGTTTATTTTAGAGGCCGACGATGTCAGCAGTTTAAGTCCATTGGTCAAGATTGCGAGAACTAAACAACATAACGAGGAGGATTAA